One window of Candidatus Korarchaeum sp. genomic DNA carries:
- a CDS encoding ASCH domain-containing protein → MKVLKFKGKYKDWIISGRKRSTIRMETSLNPGDLVCLEAGEERIGEAIIREVRELSLGEIDDDLAREDGFKSVDDLINELISIYGDEIFNRRLKLIRFDLIGRD, encoded by the coding sequence ATGAAGGTCCTGAAGTTCAAGGGGAAATATAAGGATTGGATAATCTCTGGGAGGAAGAGGAGCACGATAAGAATGGAAACGAGCCTCAATCCTGGAGATTTAGTTTGCTTAGAGGCAGGGGAGGAGAGGATAGGTGAAGCTATAATAAGGGAAGTGAGGGAGCTCAGCTTAGGGGAGATTGACGATGATCTAGCGAGGGAGGATGGATTCAAGAGCGTTGATGATCTCATAAATGAGCTCATATCAATATACGGGGATGAGATTTTTAATAGGAGACTGAAGTTGATAAGGTTCGAT